The following proteins come from a genomic window of Streptomyces sp. NBC_00539:
- a CDS encoding DUF1015 domain-containing protein, producing MTTPGIADRGLRLIPFHGLRYDPERVGSLAAVTSPPYDVVVRPDGVDYLESADPHNIVRLILPQADTPTARNEQAARTMRHWLAEGVLSADPEPALYVYEQRKPGVLQRGVIGALALTSADDGIVLPHEDVMPHVVTDRAGLMRATSANLEPLLLTYRGGDPATGAAAVIERTARREPLLSTVTEDGFRHSLWAITDPADLAAVTADLGHRQALIADGHHRWATYLRLQQEHPSPTAWDFGLVLLVDTARYPLQVRAIHRMLRRLPKAQALDALGGSFRIRGVEGPLPLALEALTDASERGNAFLLAGDGTFHLVTDPDPDLIERTVRHDRPEAWRRLDATVLHAALLDTLWRIPDEPEHISYIHDAAATVEMAERHGGTAVLLHPVREDVVRDLARQGVTMPRKSTSFGPKPATGLVLRSLD from the coding sequence ATGACCACACCTGGTATCGCGGACCGAGGGCTGCGCCTGATCCCCTTCCACGGACTGCGCTATGACCCCGAGCGCGTCGGCAGCCTGGCCGCCGTCACCTCACCGCCCTACGACGTGGTCGTACGACCCGACGGAGTCGACTACCTCGAATCCGCCGACCCGCACAACATCGTCCGCCTGATCCTGCCCCAGGCCGACACCCCCACCGCCCGCAACGAACAGGCCGCGCGCACCATGCGCCACTGGCTCGCCGAAGGCGTCCTCAGCGCCGACCCCGAGCCCGCCCTTTACGTCTACGAGCAGCGAAAGCCCGGGGTCCTCCAGCGCGGTGTCATCGGCGCCCTGGCCCTGACCAGCGCCGACGACGGGATCGTCCTGCCGCACGAGGACGTCATGCCGCACGTGGTCACCGACCGCGCCGGCCTGATGCGCGCGACCTCCGCCAACCTCGAACCCCTCCTCCTCACGTACCGCGGCGGCGACCCGGCCACGGGCGCGGCCGCCGTCATCGAACGGACCGCCCGGCGGGAGCCGCTGCTCTCCACCGTCACCGAGGACGGGTTCCGGCACAGCCTGTGGGCCATCACCGACCCGGCCGACCTGGCCGCCGTCACCGCCGACCTCGGCCACCGCCAGGCCCTGATCGCCGACGGACACCACCGCTGGGCGACGTACCTGCGCCTCCAGCAGGAGCACCCTTCGCCCACCGCCTGGGACTTCGGCCTGGTCCTGCTCGTGGACACCGCGCGCTACCCGCTCCAGGTCCGTGCCATCCACCGGATGCTGCGCCGGCTGCCGAAGGCGCAGGCGCTGGACGCGCTCGGCGGATCGTTCCGGATCCGTGGGGTGGAAGGCCCGCTCCCGCTCGCGCTGGAAGCCCTCACCGACGCGTCGGAACGCGGCAACGCCTTCCTGCTCGCCGGCGACGGCACCTTCCACCTGGTCACCGACCCGGACCCGGACCTCATCGAGCGCACCGTCCGCCACGACCGCCCCGAGGCCTGGCGCCGACTGGACGCGACGGTCCTGCACGCGGCCCTCCTCGACACCCTGTGGCGGATCCCCGACGAGCCGGAGCACATCTCCTACATCCACGACGCCGCCGCCACCGTGGAGATGGCCGAACGCCACGGCGGCACGGCGGTGCTGCTGCACCCCGTGCGTGAGGACGTGGTCCGGGACCTGGCCCGCCAGGGCGTCACGATGCCCCGCAAGTCCACGTCCTTCGGCCCCAAGCCGGCGACCGGCCTGGTACTGCGCAGCCTGGACTGA